A stretch of DNA from Methylobacterium sp. CB376:
CGAGGCGCAGCGCATCACCCGCGCGCGCCCGCTCTGGGAGACGGTCTCGCTCGTCGGCGCGGATGGCCGGCAGATCCTCAACCTGCTGCGCCCGCTCGGCAGCGCGCTCGGGCCGGCGGCCGACCTGCCGACGATCGAGGCGGTGCGGCGCACGCGCGCGCCCGCGATCGGGGGCGTCGGGCCCGTCGGACCGATCAGCGGCAAGCGCCTCGTCTCCGTCTGCGCGCCCGTCGCGCGGGATCAGGCGCTGCGCGACGTGCTCTGCGTCGGGCTCAGCCCCGAGGGCATCCGCGCCATCCTGGCCCAGGCCGGCGCGCCGGCGGGGTGGATCGGCACCATCGTCGACCGGGAGGGGCGGCTCATCGCCCGCAGCGTGCCGGGCGACGAGCGGGTCGGCCGGCCCCCGGACGCGGCGATGCGGGAGGCGGTGGCGCGCGCCCCGCAGGGCCTCTACCGCAGCGAGGCGCAGGACGGGGTCGAGGTCGACACCGTCTACCAGACGCTCGCCGGGACCGGCGGCTGGTCGGTCCACTTCGCGATCCCGAGCGACGCCCTCGACCAGCCGGTCGCCCGGTCGCTGATCCTGCTGGTGGCCGGCCTCGCGGCCGCCCTGGCCCTGGCGGTGGGCCTCGCGGTCCGGACCGGCCGCGAGATCGCGGAGCGGCGGCGGGGCGAGCAGCTTCGCGCCGCGCTGGCGCTCGCGACGAGCGAGGAGCGGGCCGCGGTCGCGATCGCCGCCGCGGAGCTCGGGACCTGGCGCTGGGACCGGGGCGGCGGCCGCATCGTCGGCTCCGCCCGGACGCGCGACCTCCTCGGCCTGCCCGCGACGGCGGCGGCGCCGGACGCCTTCGGGTGGCCCGACCGGGCCGTCCTCGCCGTCGTCGCGCCGGAGGACCGCGACCGCCTGGTCGCGGCGGTCGAGGAGGCCCTGCGCCGGGGCGCGGGGCTCGACATCGAGTTCCGGGTGACCCCGGCCGGGCAGCAGGCGCGCTGGCGGCGCCTGATGGGCCGCGAGGAGCGCCCGGACCTGCCGCGGGCGGGAGGGGGCCGCGGAGAGGGCGCGGTGCTGCACGGCGTGATCGCCGACATCGAGCCGCGCAAGCGCGCCGAGGCGGCGCATCACGACCTGCTGCGCCGCCTCGCCCAGGCCCAGGAGGACGAGCAGCGGCGCATCGCCCGCGAGCTGCACGACCAGGTCGGGCAGACGGTCACCGGCCTCTCCCTCGGCCTGAAGGGACTCGAGGATCTCCTCGCCCGCGGGCCGAGCCCGCCGCGGGCCCGCGACCAGGTCCGCTGGCTGCAGGGCCTCGCGGGCGAGATCGGGCGCGACATCCACCGCACCGCCTCCGACCTGCGCCCGAGCGCCCTCGACGATCTCGGCCTCGTCAACGCGCTCGCGGCGCTCGGCGCCGATTGGACCGCCCGCTACGGGCTCGGCGTTGACGTCCAGGCATTCGGGTTGTCCGCGCGCCTGCCGCTTGAGGTGGAGACCGCCATGTACCGCGTCGCGCAGGAGGCCCTCACGAACGTGCTCAAGCACGCCCGCGCGACCCATGTCAGCGTCGTGCTGGAGCGCCGCGGCGAGCGCCTCGGCGTGGTGATCGAGGATGATGGCACCGGCTTCGACCCGGAGGCCTGCGCCCCGCCGGCGGAGGGGCGGCCGCGGCGCCTCGGCCTTTCCAGCATCCGCGAGCGCCTGAGCCTGATCGGCGGGACCCTGCGCGTCGAATCCGCGCCGGGCTCGGGCACGACCCTGTTCATCGACGTCCCCCTCGCACCGATGCCGGAGGCCCGATGGCCGAGATCCGCGTGACCCTGGCCGACGACCACCCGATCGTGGTCACCGGCATCAAGGCGCTGCTGGCGAGCGCGCCGGACCTGCACCTCGTGGGCGAGGCCGCCACCGGCTCGCAGGCGCTCGAGGTCATCTGCGCGACCGAGCCGGACGTCGCGATCATCGACATGTCGCTGCCGGACCTCAACGGACTCGAGCTCGCGCGCCGCCTCGCCGAGCGATGCCCGCAGGTGAAGCTCCTGGCCCTGACCGTGCACGAGAGCCGGGCCTACGTGCAGCCGATGCTGCAGGCCGGGGCGCGCGGCTACCTCCTCAAGCGCTCGGCCGCCGACGAGCTGCTGCGGGCGATCCGGGCGGTGGCGGCGGGCGGGCTCTACCTCGACCCGGCCGTGGCCGACAAGGCGCTCCCCGGGGCGCCCGCCGCCCGGTCCGCGGAACCCGGCGGCGCGGATCTCAGCCCGCGGGAGACGGAGGTGCTCCGGCACACGGCCCAGGGCTTCAGCAACAAGGAGATCGCGCTGCGGCTCGACGTCAGCGTCAAGACCGTCGAGACCTACAAGGCGCGCGCGGCCGAGAAGCTGCACCTGCGCACGCGCGCCGACATCGTGCGCTTCGGCGCGGCCCGCGGCTGGCTCGATCCGCTGCGCGAGACCCCGCCGTGACCGGCCCCGCCCTCACGGATCCGCGCGGGAGAGCGGGATGGCGGGGCCGGTC
This window harbors:
- a CDS encoding sensor histidine kinase is translated as MLDPETPACTTAPPRPVARGPLISLLLATTIPIVLFGAGAAYLAATQTRAGVRRAAAETVTQVAERVTSAVGEELAVLTTLALSPALDAPNLAAFYDEAQRITRARPLWETVSLVGADGRQILNLLRPLGSALGPAADLPTIEAVRRTRAPAIGGVGPVGPISGKRLVSVCAPVARDQALRDVLCVGLSPEGIRAILAQAGAPAGWIGTIVDREGRLIARSVPGDERVGRPPDAAMREAVARAPQGLYRSEAQDGVEVDTVYQTLAGTGGWSVHFAIPSDALDQPVARSLILLVAGLAAALALAVGLAVRTGREIAERRRGEQLRAALALATSEERAAVAIAAAELGTWRWDRGGGRIVGSARTRDLLGLPATAAAPDAFGWPDRAVLAVVAPEDRDRLVAAVEEALRRGAGLDIEFRVTPAGQQARWRRLMGREERPDLPRAGGGRGEGAVLHGVIADIEPRKRAEAAHHDLLRRLAQAQEDEQRRIARELHDQVGQTVTGLSLGLKGLEDLLARGPSPPRARDQVRWLQGLAGEIGRDIHRTASDLRPSALDDLGLVNALAALGADWTARYGLGVDVQAFGLSARLPLEVETAMYRVAQEALTNVLKHARATHVSVVLERRGERLGVVIEDDGTGFDPEACAPPAEGRPRRLGLSSIRERLSLIGGTLRVESAPGSGTTLFIDVPLAPMPEARWPRSA
- a CDS encoding response regulator, which translates into the protein MAEIRVTLADDHPIVVTGIKALLASAPDLHLVGEAATGSQALEVICATEPDVAIIDMSLPDLNGLELARRLAERCPQVKLLALTVHESRAYVQPMLQAGARGYLLKRSAADELLRAIRAVAAGGLYLDPAVADKALPGAPAARSAEPGGADLSPRETEVLRHTAQGFSNKEIALRLDVSVKTVETYKARAAEKLHLRTRADIVRFGAARGWLDPLRETPP